In the Choloepus didactylus isolate mChoDid1 chromosome 3, mChoDid1.pri, whole genome shotgun sequence genome, GGTGCTGAACTCAACGAGGCTGCCCTGGCGCAGGTGGAGCAGCACGCCCTTGAACTCGCTGCTGGCCCGCAGCACCAGGTCCTTGGTGATGTCGTCGTCCTCAGGGCCGCGGGGGCCGTTGGGGCTGCTGTACGGCATGCCCACCGTGATCTCGAACTTGTAGCGGTCGAACCTCTTGATGTGGCAGGGGTGCTTGGCCAGCAGCTTGAGGCGGCAGAGCTCCTCCTCGGCCGTGGAGACGTTGCCAGGGCCGCAGGGGGGGTAGGCCTCGCCGTAGAGGCAGCGCATCCAGTCGCTGATGAAGAACGGGAGCATGTTGATGGCCGACTCGGCGCTGTTGTCGATCTCGGTGACACGGACGTACTTGAAGCGGCCCGTCCACGTGACGCGGTGGCCCTCCAGGTGGCTGCAGAGGATCTGGGTGCGCGCCATGTTGGTCTCCTTCCACGCCCGCGGCCCGCACAGGTGGCTGTACTGCTGCCAGGTGAGCGTGGAGTTGTAGACCTTCATGCCCTCCGAGCGGTACACGTAGAACCAGCAGAAGAGCACGATGGCCGAGAGCCACACCAGGATGAGCTTGACGATGGAGCTCCGCGTCAGCGACTTCACCATCCCCACCAAGGAGAAGTTGGCCCTGCTCCACCAGCGCCACAGCAGGGGGACACTGCAGACCGCCACGGCCACTGCCACCTTGGTGAGCTCCAGGGACAGGAACCACCTGGCAAACTGCACCACGGCCATGAGGGCGAGGCCGGCCACTAGGATCGGGAgggcaaagaggaagaggaagtagCCGACGGACGCACGGACCAGCCCCAGGCCAGTGGACTCGAGCAGGATGACCACGGAGAGCTCGCACCACATGAAGCACACCAGGTAGGGGACCAGGTAGCAGTAGGTGCCCTGGAAGTTCCGCAGCTGGGCCATGCGGAAGAAGAGGTAGAAGAGGTAGACGTAGAGCAGGCATGGGACACTGGCATTCAGCACGACGAAGTGGCCGATGGGCACGGTGAAGAAGGTCTGGCCGAGGAGCTTCAGGTAGTGCCAGTCGAAGGGCACAGTGGGCAGGAGGGAGAGCAGGCCGGCCGTGACCTCGGTCACCAGCGCTCTTCGGGTGTAGGGCTCGGCCGAGGAGCTCAGGCTCATGTAGCTGGTGACGGTGAAGAAGAGGGAGACGACGGCCAGCTCTGAGCAGGGGATGCAGTCCTTGCTGGCGATGGGGAAGGAGAAGATGACGAAGAAGACGGACAGCAGGAAGTGGCCGTAGGGCTCCAGGTGGTTCCAGCCGAAGTTGCCCTCGGCCTGCTCCACGTCCAGGTTGGGCTCGAAGCGCAGCAGCAGGTCCGTGAGTGCGCGGAAGTTCTCCCAGGCCTTGCTGTCCTGGAAGACCTTGAGGGTGCAGATGACCATGGAGACGAAGGCCAGGTAGAAGACGACCAGGGGGACGGAGAAGGCGAAGAAGTCGATGGTCAGGTTGCTGACGATGAAGAAGAAGATGAGGGCGTTGATGTGGTGGGTGGGGATGATGGTGGACAGCCAGTGCATGCCCGCCTTGGAGGCCACGTCGATCAGGTACTCTTTGATCTCCATGATGGCGTGCAAGGGGTACTTGACCACCTGGGGAGAGGGGACGGGGATGAAGACGGCACCTGGGATCTGGGCTGGACGAGAACCGCCCCTCATGCTCcaaccctgcctcctccctctcgGCCACCCCAGCTGTGGGCAAAAGGGACTCACTCGACACTTTCCTGCCACTGGGCCCTGTGCTCAGAGGGTCCTCCCACCTCTGACACCCTTCCCCAAGCGGCCGAGTCCTCCCCACGCTCGACTGCGTGGTTCCGGCACCTGGTCTGAATGGACCATTCTCTGTAGGTCCTGGACTCCCCATGCTGGGCCTCTGGAGTCCTGCCCTGGCTCCCACACCCCACACCTGACacctgcctctctaccttctgcCAGGGTCGCCCACACTCAGACGTGCCTGCCTCCCCTGTGAGACCTCCAGCACCTGGAGGAGTACACCTGGGCCTCACCTGGGCCGCAGGCTTGTTGCTGCGGGGGAGCCTGGGCTTGGGGCTCAGCTCGACACTGCCACAAGGGGCTAtgcctctgagcctcagcttcccaaACCTCCACGGGGCTTGTCACCAGGGACATTAAAGAGGGGCAGGCTGACAAGTACCGGAAGTAGCCACAGGTACCCTAGAAACCTGAGTAGCAGACCTGGTGTGTCTTTTCCTGAGAGA is a window encoding:
- the WFS1 gene encoding wolframin, whose amino-acid sequence is MDSSATPPSPPSPHPAPPLQFQARSRLNATASLEQEKSEVPRAPGPQVGPAPEVGDAAAPAEPRAQRTRSQDRADRTGPGKDEMDVPFEEVLEKAKAGDPKAQTEVGKRYLLLAADVDEELNNCTAVDWLVLAAKQGRREAVKLLRRCLADRKGITSENEQEVRKLSSETDLERAVRKAALVMYWKLNPKKKKQLAVSELLENVGQVNEHDGGAQPGPVPKSLQKQRRMLERLVSSESKKYIALDDFVEITKKYAQGVIPTNLFLQDDDDDDELAGKSPEDLPLRLKVVKYPLHAIMEIKEYLIDVASKAGMHWLSTIIPTHHINALIFFFIVSNLTIDFFAFSVPLVVFYLAFVSMVICTLKVFQDSKAWENFRALTDLLLRFEPNLDVEQAEGNFGWNHLEPYGHFLLSVFFVIFSFPIASKDCIPCSELAVVSLFFTVTSYMSLSSSAEPYTRRALVTEVTAGLLSLLPTVPFDWHYLKLLGQTFFTVPIGHFVVLNASVPCLLYVYLFYLFFRMAQLRNFQGTYCYLVPYLVCFMWCELSVVILLESTGLGLVRASVGYFLFLFALPILVAGLALMAVVQFARWFLSLELTKVAVAVAVCSVPLLWRWWSRANFSLVGMVKSLTRSSIVKLILVWLSAIVLFCWFYVYRSEGMKVYNSTLTWQQYSHLCGPRAWKETNMARTQILCSHLEGHRVTWTGRFKYVRVTEIDNSAESAINMLPFFISDWMRCLYGEAYPPCGPGNVSTAEEELCRLKLLAKHPCHIKRFDRYKFEITVGMPYSSPNGPRGPEDDDITKDLVLRASSEFKGVLLHLRQGSLVEFSTILEGRLGSKWPVFELKAISCLNCLAQLLPAQRHVKIEHDWRGTVHGAVKFAFDFFFFPFLSAA